A window of the Candidatus Saccharibacteria bacterium oral taxon 488 genome harbors these coding sequences:
- a CDS encoding PH domain-containing protein, translating into MTKKAKSTKAFDGQRDGEELLFVFRRHIIAMRKGFYLLLVPMTIGALPYLIWQDNLNLLWVFLGSFVFGLVLFGYHFLMWFYTYYIVTNQRLRQITQHGFFGKDVIELKLAKVQNISYVVPGFTGEMFKFGTIVIQTFVGDLVIKNVEHPDKIYNKLQDAVDLAAERSDRAKENNEG; encoded by the coding sequence ATGACAAAGAAAGCCAAATCAACCAAAGCATTTGATGGTCAGCGCGATGGCGAGGAGCTGTTGTTCGTGTTTCGTCGACATATTATTGCTATGCGCAAGGGTTTTTACTTACTGCTCGTTCCGATGACGATTGGCGCGCTACCGTATCTTATCTGGCAGGATAACCTCAATCTTTTGTGGGTATTTCTTGGTAGCTTTGTTTTTGGACTCGTTCTGTTTGGTTATCATTTTTTGATGTGGTTTTATACGTATTACATTGTGACAAATCAGCGACTTCGCCAGATAACGCAGCATGGTTTTTTTGGTAAGGATGTAATTGAACTTAAGCTAGCAAAAGTCCAGAATATCAGCTACGTTGTGCCCGGTTTTACGGGCGAAATGTTCAAATTTGGTACAATAGTTATTCAGACGTTTGTTGGTGATCTTGTCATCAAAAACGTTGAACATCCAGATAAGATTTATAATAAGCTGCAAGATGCGGTGGACCTCGCCGCTGAAAGGAGTGATCGTGCCAAAGAAAACAACGAAGGGTAA